The following are encoded in a window of Methanocalculus natronophilus genomic DNA:
- the rpl7ae gene encoding 50S ribosomal protein L7Ae, protein MSKMYQKFEVPDELQNNALEALELARDTGKIKKGSNEATKAIERGIAQIVLIGGDVEPEEIVMHLPPLCAEKQIPFIFISKQTDIGAACGLDVGSAAVAIVKSGKGKDLVEELVKQVAALRG, encoded by the coding sequence ATGTCAAAGATGTATCAGAAATTTGAAGTCCCTGATGAGCTTCAGAATAATGCGCTTGAAGCTCTCGAACTTGCACGGGACACCGGAAAGATCAAGAAGGGATCCAATGAGGCAACAAAAGCAATTGAACGTGGCATTGCCCAGATTGTGTTAATCGGCGGCGATGTTGAGCCGGAAGAGATTGTGATGCATCTTCCGCCCCTCTGTGCTGAGAAGCAGATCCCGTTCATCTTCATCTCCAAACAGACCGATATCGGCGCTGCCTGCGGCCTTGATGTCGGCTCTGCTGCAGTTGCCATTGTGAAATCCGGAAAAGGCAAGGATCTCGTTG